A single window of Fischerella sp. PCC 9605 DNA harbors:
- the rpe gene encoding ribulose-phosphate 3-epimerase encodes MTETLSKKPIVIAPSILSADFSRLGEEVRAVDEAGADWIHVDVMDGRFVPNITIGPLVVEAIRPVTKKPLDVHLMIVEPEKYVEGFAKAGADIISVHCEHNASPHLHRTLCQIKELGKQAGVVLNPSTPLELIEYVLDVCDLVLLMSVNPGFGGQSFIPSVVPKIRKLRQMCDERGLDPWIEVDGGLKANNTWQVLEAGANAIVAGSAVFNAKDYKEAIAAIRDSKRPTPELAKV; translated from the coding sequence ATGACCGAAACCCTATCTAAAAAACCGATTGTGATTGCTCCATCTATCCTATCAGCCGATTTTAGTCGTCTGGGAGAAGAAGTACGCGCCGTAGATGAGGCGGGAGCAGATTGGATTCATGTTGATGTGATGGATGGTCGCTTTGTACCTAATATTACAATAGGTCCTCTGGTAGTGGAGGCGATTCGTCCGGTTACGAAAAAACCATTGGATGTCCACTTAATGATTGTGGAACCAGAAAAGTATGTAGAGGGCTTTGCCAAGGCTGGTGCAGATATTATCTCTGTGCATTGCGAGCATAATGCATCACCACACTTACACCGTACTCTCTGCCAAATCAAAGAACTTGGCAAACAAGCTGGTGTTGTACTCAACCCATCCACACCTTTGGAATTGATTGAGTATGTGCTGGATGTTTGCGATTTAGTATTGCTTATGAGCGTTAACCCTGGTTTTGGCGGTCAAAGCTTTATTCCTAGTGTAGTTCCCAAAATCCGCAAGTTGCGTCAGATGTGTGATGAACGCGGACTTGATCCCTGGATCGAAGTGGATGGAGGACTGAAAGCAAATAATACTTGGCAAGTTTTGGAAGCTGGAGCAAATGCGATTGTAGCTGGTTCCGCTGTGTTTAACGCCAAGGATTATAAAGAGGCGATCGCAGCTATTCGTGACAGCAAGCGTCCCACACCTGAACTAGCCAAGGTTTAA
- the hpsJ-A gene encoding HpsJ-like protein, cyanoexosortase A-associated, whose amino-acid sequence MTKSKGEKFIPQQFVLTQESSLVIMRSLGYGLLILSLFDWIAMFIPSNFMNPVWEFQTLGAIVERVPVPLIGLALIFYGELHSRKTWEFPILKFLSWLTLLFTLLFILLVPLGIFNTIRLNNQNVSQINNISKQQITRAQELEKQLNQVTPEQIDKFLKNQGRSLEGKKPEEVRNILLTQVSQAKEQIKNQAEAAQSFRGLNLIKTSVKWNLGALVAAVLFFGFWKGTDWSRIN is encoded by the coding sequence ATGACTAAATCTAAAGGCGAGAAGTTCATTCCTCAACAATTTGTTTTAACACAAGAAAGTTCGCTAGTTATTATGCGATCGCTAGGCTATGGTCTATTGATATTATCTTTATTTGATTGGATAGCAATGTTTATCCCATCAAACTTTATGAACCCTGTTTGGGAATTTCAAACTTTAGGAGCAATAGTAGAACGTGTACCTGTGCCTTTAATTGGGCTAGCACTGATATTTTATGGAGAACTGCATTCACGAAAAACATGGGAATTTCCAATTTTGAAATTCTTATCTTGGCTCACTTTATTATTTACACTATTGTTTATACTACTAGTCCCTTTAGGAATTTTTAATACTATCCGGCTCAATAACCAAAATGTGTCGCAAATTAATAACATATCCAAGCAACAAATTACTCGCGCTCAAGAGTTGGAAAAGCAGCTGAACCAAGTTACACCTGAACAAATAGATAAATTTCTCAAAAACCAAGGTCGCTCATTAGAAGGTAAGAAACCTGAAGAAGTTAGAAATATACTTTTAACGCAAGTGTCTCAAGCTAAAGAACAGATCAAGAATCAAGCAGAAGCTGCTCAGTCTTTTCGAGGGCTAAACTTAATCAAGACTTCCGTGAAATGGAATCTTGGTGCTTTAGTAGCTGCTGTTTTGTTTTTTGGTTTTTGGAAAGGAACCGATTGGTCAAGAATTAACTAG